Within Xanthomonas theicola, the genomic segment GATCGGCGGGGATTGGACTCCAAACCGGGGCGCTACTCAAAATTGGGGGGACGTCGCAATCCAAGCCGGCCGCAACGCCGCGCAGTCCACGCACACGCGCGGCATCGGGTTTCAGGACGCTCGCCTGCCTCGAGTCGCCTGCTTGGCGCTCTTGGGCTTCTTGCCCGGTTGCGCGCCGCCCTCCGCGGCGCGCCGGTATGGCGGCCGCCGTCCCGGCGCGAGTGGGCGCCAGGCGCGCGCGCCGTCGAGCGCGAGCAGTGCGTCGGCCGCGGCCGGGCCGGCGCTGCCGGCGGGATACTGCGCTACCTCGTCGACCGGGGCCTGCCACGCGTCCAGGACCGGCTGCACGATGCGCCAGGCGGCCTCGACCATGGTCGCGTCCTGGAACAGGCCGGCCTCGCCGTGCATGCAGTCCTGCAGCAGGCGCTCGTAGCCGACCGTGTATTCCTTCGGGAACCAGTCGCGGTAGCGGAAGTCCATGCGCACCGGCGCCAGGCTGACCCGCGCGCCCGGGCGCTTGACGTCGAACTGCAGCGAGATGCCCTCGTCGGGCTGGATGTGCAGCACCAGCCAGTCGGGGCCGTAGCCGCCGATCTCGGCGCTGCGCAGCGGCGCCAGCGGCGCCGGCTTGAAGCGGATCGCGATCTCGGTGGTGCGCTCGCGCAGGCGCTTGCCGGTGCGCAGGTAGAACGGCACGCCGGCCCAGCGCCAGGTATCGACCTGCAGCTTCATCGCCACGTAGGTCTCGGTCTCGGAGTCGGCCGGCACCGTGTCTTCCTCGCGGTAGCCGGGCACCGCGTCGCGCCCGATCGCGCCGGCCGCGTATTGGCCGCGCACCACGTCGGCCGGGGTCAGCGGCCGCAGCGCCTGGATCACCTCGGCGCGCCGGCGCAGCATCGCGGCTGGCGTGAACGCCGCCGGCGGCTCCATCGCGATCATCGCCAGCAGTTGGAACAGGTGGTTGGGCACCATGTCGCGCAGGCAACCGGTGGGGTCGTAGAAGCCGCCGCGGCCTTCCACGCCGATGGTCTCGGCGGCGGTGATCTGCACGTGGTCGATGCGGTCGCGGTTCCACACCGGCTCGAACAGGCCGTTGGCGAAGCGGAAGGCAAGGATGTTCTGCACCGTTTCCTTGCCCAGGAAATGGTCGATGCGGAACACCTGGTCCTCGTCGAGCACGCGGCCGACGACCGCGTTGAGTTCCTGTGCGCTCTGCAGATCGTGGCCGAACGGCTTTTCCACGATCACCCGGCGCCAGCCGCCGCCGGCGCGTTGCTTGACCAGCCCGGCCGCGCCCAGCTGCTCGATTGCCGGGGCGAAGAAGCGCGCGGCGGTGGCCAGGTAGAACAGCACGTTGCCACCGGTCTGGTACTGCGCGTCGTACTTGTCGATGACCTCGCCCAGCGCGCGGTAGGTCGCCACGTCGGCGAAGTCGCCGCGCAGATAGTGCAGGCGCGTGCGCAGCCAGTTCCAGACGTCTTCGTCCAGGCCGTCGGCCTTGAACTCGGCGTCGCGGTCGGCCACCAGGCCGCGCAGCGCATCGCCTAGCAGGCGCCGCCAGCCGGCTTCGCTGATGTCGCCATGGTCCACGCCGATCAGCGCGAACCGCTCGGGCAGCGCGCCGCTGCGGCGCAGGTTGTACAGCGCCGGCAGCACCAGCCGCCGGGTCAGGTCGCCGCGCGCGCCGAAGACCACGATCAGGCAGGGTGGAGTCGCTTGTGTCGCATCGCTCATGAATGGGTTTCCTGTTCGCCGAGTAAGCCATGCAGGCGCAACGCCGCGTGGACCAATGCCACGTGCGAGTAGCACTGCGGGAAGTTGCCGAGCATGCGCCCGCTGCGCGGATCGTATTCCTCGGCCAGCAGGCCAACATCGTTGCACAGCCCGAGCAGCCGCTCGAACAGTGCGCGTGCCTGCGCAACGCGGCCGAGCAGCGCGTAGTTCTCCACCAGCCAGAAACTGCACGCGATGAAAGTGCCCTCGCCTGCCGGCAGGCCGTCGCCGCTGGCGTCGTCGGCGCGGTAGCGCTCGACCAGGCCGTCGACGCTCAGCCGCTGCGCGATCGCGTCGGCGGTGGCGGCCACGCGCGGATCGTCCGCCGGCAGGAACCCGACCAGCGGGATCAGCAGGGTCGCCGCGTCCAGCCGCTCGCTGCCGTAGCTCTGCACGAAATGGCCGTCGCGGTGCACGCCCTGCGCCAGCACCTGCGCATGCACCGCGTCGGCCAGCCCGCGCCAACGCGCGCGCTGCGCGGCATCGGCGTCGGTGACCCCGTCGCGCGCGCCGCAGTCGAACGCCAGCCACGCCATCACCTTGGAATGCACGAAGTGGCGGCGCTGGTCGCGGATCTCCCAGATCCCTTCGTCCGGCTCGCGCCAGCGCTGCTCCAGCACCTCGAGCAGCTGCCGCGCCAGCGAACGGCCATGCACCGCGGTCGCCATGCCTTCGCGGTGGCCGCGGTGGAAGGCGGCGATCACTTCGCCGTACACGTCGAGCTGGAACTGGCCGGCGGCGGCGTTGCCCACGCGTACCGGCAGCGCCTCTTCGTAGCCGGGCAGCCACTCCACTTCCCATTCGGGCATGCGTCGTTCGCCGCCGATGCCGTACAGCGCCTGCAACTGGTCCGGCGAACCGGCCACCGTGCGCTGCAGCCAGCCATGGAAGGCGGCGGCCTCGTCGGAGTAGCCGGCGGCGTGCAGCGCGGTCAGGGTGAACACCGCATCGCGCAGCCAGCAGAAGCGGTAGTCCCAGTTGCGCTCGCCGCCCAGGCGTTCCGGCAGCGAGGTGGTGGGCGAGGCGACGATCGCGCCGGTCGGCAGGTAGCTCAGCCCCTTCAGCACCACCAGCGAGCGCCGCACCGCGTCGGTCCAAGGACCGGCGTGCGCGCAGCGATGCGACCAGCCATGCCAGAACGCCTCGGTCTGCGCCAGCGCCTGCTCGGGCGCCAGCGGCGGCGGTAGCTCCAGGTGCGAAGCGCCATGGCTGAGCACGAACCAGGTGCTGTCGCCGGCCTCCAGCGCGAACTCCGCCTCGGTGGCGAAGCCGTGGCCGTGCATCGCCTGCGGGCTGCGCAACGCGATCTGGTCGGGCCCGGCGACCGCCTGGATGCCGCCGTCGAGCTGCGACACCCAGGGAATGGTGCGGCCGTAGTTGAAGCGCAGCTGCAGCTGCATGCGCAACGGCACGCGGCCGCGCAGCCCGCGCACGATGCGCACCACGTGGTTGTGCAGTTCGTCGTCGTGGCTGGCGACCATGAAGTCCAGCACCGCCACCGCGCCGGTGTCGGTCTCGAACTCGGTCTCCAGCACCAGGCTGCCGTCGCGGTAGTGGCGGGTGCTGCGGAACGCGCCGACCGGCGCGATCGCCCAGCGGCCGTGCTCCGGGGTGCCCAGCAGCGCCGCGAACAGCGCGTCGGAATCGAAGCGCGGCAGGCACAGCCAGTCGATCGATCCATGCCGGTCCACCAGCGCCGCGCTGCGGCAGTTGCCGAGCATGGCATAGTCTTCGATACGCGCCGCCATTCGTGCCGCTCCTCGGTTACCGGTGCGAATCGACGCACCAATCCCGCAGTCTCCCATGACGAATGTTTGCAAAAGCTGACGGCGGCAGCCACCGGCATGCCTCCGCGCGGGCAGGACGCGCGTGCGCTGCGATTCACGCCGCAGGCGCTGTTGCGCCCTGGCTCAGCGGAAGTCCGGATAGTCGTGGCGCACCCGCTGCTCCACCGCCACGGCCAGCGGGTGCGGCGCGCACGCGGGCAGGGCGCGCAGGATGGTCCACGGCGTGTCGATCAGCAAGTGCCCGGTGTCGACGTGCGCCATGCCCTCGCGCTGGCGCAGCGCCTGCACCGCGAGCAGTTCGGCGGGGTAGACGCCATTGAAGCTTTCATCGAATTCGTAGGTGGTGCGCTCGGTGCTGCCTTTGCTGCGGGTGATGCGCCAGTCGGCGGCCGCCTGCATCGCGGCCCGGAACGCCGCTTCGTCGCGGCCGCGCCACCGGTCGAGCACCGCCTGGTACTCGGGGATCAGCGGATTGACCGGCCGGTAGTGGGTGGGGATGCCGAAGACCTGCGCGAACAGCAAGATCAGGAACGCATCGCTGGTCCCCTTGCCCCAGCCGTCGCGGCGCCACTGGTCCGGTTTCAAGGCCTGATCCTTGTGCGCGACCAGGATCAGGAAGTGCGCCCCGGCCGCGGCCGCCTCCCGGTCCGAGAGCATCGCGCTGGCCGCCACCTTATTATGCTGGTCCACAGCGGCAGCAGCGGCTGCCGCCCGGTGGTCCAGGCCAGGCTCACCGCCGCCTCGAAGCGGAACGCGATCGAGCGCATCGCCACCGCCCAGCGCAGCGGCTGGGCCAGGTCCTCCAGGCGGCCCTGGCCGCTGAGGGCGCAGGCCTGCATGGCATAGGCGTGGCCGGCCCAGCTCAGATCCAGCCAAAGCTTGCCCGACACAGGATCTGGCGATGCCAGATAATCATGTATCTTCTCGAAACAGCGCTCAGGTTCGTCGTCTTTGAGCGCACGCTCAGTCCAAATGAAGGCATTGCTTGAAGGTCTTCTTCACTGAGGGATGCCATGCCGGCACGTCCGTGCGGAGCTCGCGCGTGGCCTTGCCGGTCGCCATCAACTCATCCTCGGGCCGCGCTGGGCCAGGTGCTGCTGTTCGGTGTCCTGGGCCAGCGCCCGCTGCCGGTTCAGTTGCTGGACCAGGGCGAAGCGCTCCGCCGCCGGGCGCTGCGCGGCCTGCTCGGCGCCCACCCGCACGTGGAAGTGCGGGGCCTTGTCGCCGAACGGCGAGTGCACCGCGAACACCAGCGGCGCCTGCGCGCTACCGCCGATGCGCACCGCGTCCACCGATCGGCACAACGGGTCGGCCTTGTATGCCTCCAGCAGGCTGGCCGCGATGTTGCGGCTCTGCGCCGCGTCCCAGCGGCCATGACCCGCACCGTGCGCAGCATCGTCTAGAACGCGGCATGGTCGGGGTGGCCGGCGTCGCCCGGGGTCGGCAGGGTCGGCGCGGGCTTGACCCAGGGCTCCACCGTGCGCTCGATCTGCAGGCGTGGCGAGTCGGGTGTGCGGCTCAGGTTCAACTGCACCATTTGGCGTTGATGTTCTCGGCCTCTGGGCCGATCTACGGCTCACATCCTGAGCGACCAATTTCAACCCGGGAATCGTGTTCCTTGGATCCCAGTGTTTTTCTGCACGAATCGCCAGTTCGATCCGTTTGGCCACGAACTGTTCCGGATCCCCCCGCTGCGCCGGCGCCATGCCCTTGGCCGAGGTCTTGATCTCGAAGAACTCCAGTTCGCCGCCGGGGTTGCGGCCGACCAGATCGATGCCGTGGCCGGAGCGGTTCTTGATCGCGAGGATGTCGGTATAGCGCTGGCGCACCAGTTCATGGGTCTGGACCGCTTCGCCGATGTCGCCGAGCTGGCGCGTGCCGAGCCGGGCCAGGTCCACGCGCTGGATGCTGTGGTCCAGCGCGGTCGGGAAGTCGATCCTGCCGTCGAACACGTCCGGGCTGCGCTTGAGGATGGCGTTGGGTTCGCGCGGCGCCAGTTTGCCGCTGCGCAACAGCCCTTCGACGTTGTCGGCGGCGTGGGCGGCACGGATCAGGTCGTCCAGGTGGCCGTCCTGGCGCGCCTGGCCGACCAGCCCGCGCAGCAGTTGCTGCGTGGGCTGGTCGGCCGCGCCGCCGCGCCGGGCGGCCGGGCCGGCTTCCTCCAGTGCCTCGGCGTAGGCGCCGGCGCGACCGGACAGGACGGCGCGGCGCTCGGCGGCATGCGCGCCATCGGTGTGGCCGCGCGTGCCGGCGCGCGCGGCCTCGGCCAGGCCTTCGCCCGCCTCGCCCGCCGCACGCGGGGCGATGTCCTCCATGATCCGCGCGGCCTTGCCGAGCTTGCCCGCCGGAACCAGCGTGGCCAGGATCTCCACCCCGGCCGCGCCGGCGGCGCGGCCCACGTACGCGCGCTCGCGCCCGTCGCGCTGCGCCTGCGCCAGTCCCTGTTGCCACTGCTGCAGCGCCTGCGTGGCGGCGCTGCGGGCCTGGTCGATCGGCTTGTGCGGATCGGCGGCGACTTCGTCCGCGTAGAGGCGGGCCATGCCGACCACCCACGTCGCGGTAGTTCGGGTCGGTGGCCAGGCGGGTGGCCATGCGCACCAGATCGACGGTCTCGCCGAGCGTGGACAGCGTGTGTGCGGCGCCGCCGGTGACGAAGCCATGGCCTAGCTGCACGTCGCCGACCAGACCGCTGCCGGCCTGGGCCGCGGCGCGCAGGGCGGGCGCCGCGCCAGGGTCGGCGGCCGTGTCGCGGGTGCGGCGTTGCGCCGCGGCCAGGCCGGCGCTGACCTGGGTGTCGGCCCAGCGCACCGCGTTGCGGGCGCCGTCGTAAGCCTGGCCGCCGGCCTGGGCGACCTGTTCGCCCAGCCGTTCCAGCCAGCCGTCGC encodes:
- a CDS encoding glycoside hydrolase family 15 protein, which gives rise to MAARIEDYAMLGNCRSAALVDRHGSIDWLCLPRFDSDALFAALLGTPEHGRWAIAPVGAFRSTRHYRDGSLVLETEFETDTGAVAVLDFMVASHDDELHNHVVRIVRGLRGRVPLRMQLQLRFNYGRTIPWVSQLDGGIQAVAGPDQIALRSPQAMHGHGFATEAEFALEAGDSTWFVLSHGASHLELPPPLAPEQALAQTEAFWHGWSHRCAHAGPWTDAVRRSLVVLKGLSYLPTGAIVASPTTSLPERLGGERNWDYRFCWLRDAVFTLTALHAAGYSDEAAAFHGWLQRTVAGSPDQLQALYGIGGERRMPEWEVEWLPGYEEALPVRVGNAAAGQFQLDVYGEVIAAFHRGHREGMATAVHGRSLARQLLEVLEQRWREPDEGIWEIRDQRRHFVHSKVMAWLAFDCGARDGVTDADAAQRARWRGLADAVHAQVLAQGVHRDGHFVQSYGSERLDAATLLIPLVGFLPADDPRVAATADAIAQRLSVDGLVERYRADDASGDGLPAGEGTFIACSFWLVENYALLGRVAQARALFERLLGLCNDVGLLAEEYDPRSGRMLGNFPQCYSHVALVHAALRLHGLLGEQETHS